In Dermacentor silvarum isolate Dsil-2018 chromosome 10, BIME_Dsil_1.4, whole genome shotgun sequence, the genomic stretch AAAATGGGTTGCCAGCATGAACGCCGGCGCTTGATTGGGGTGGAAGTGACGTcgcgtgcaagccatgtataaaGGGCTtgaccctacagtgcaaagcaatggggctgattttttcatAGCATTGGGCCTTaaggacagtggaggcaaaatagacttcaaGCGGGTAGAAagaaccaaacggaggttatctgattggtggctaaaatcaaggcaagggtgaAATTTCAACCTCGGCAAAGTACGAATTATGTTAATAATCACAGCTAGGTGGCGTGAGCCAcagcccgatttaaagggttcagcctcatccatccatccataggtGCAAACCTGTATGAGGAGCGCTTGCCAGCCACCCACCCAGGGGGAGGGGGATGAAACCAGTGTGGAGGATGGTAGACACAAGGTAATTAATTGACCTACTAATTAACAAACTGAGCCCGGTCACGGAGGCTTCTTGCCATTGCTCTGCACAACTCCCCAGATGACGCACGGTCCGAAGGGAGGGGTGTTCGTACACTTCGTGGGGCAGAAAGTTGTTGCACTGCTGCTGGAGTAGAGAATTCTGGTGGTGGGCTGTCCTCGCGTACATTGGTTCAGGCTGACATGTTTGTCTGCTGTAGCGGACGACTGAGCTGATGTAGAGTCTGCAAGGGATCCATCgaggcagtggcagagaaggccTACACGGGCGACAGTGCGCCGGTGCTGGAGCATCTAACATCCAAGGCGTTGCAGTCATGCCTCATACCGTGGAAGTATGTCGCGGCCACTGCTGAGGCGGGTGAGCAGTGTCCGGGTGGGGCGGTGCTGGACGCTCTCCAGCATATTGGTCAGGTGAACCTGAAGGGAGTTCCACACAGAACAGCACTCTAGTCTCGGCAGCACAAGGGCAGTGTAAAGTGCATGTAAAGCATTTGGGCCACAGGGTTTCGACGTGCGTACCACGAAATCGAGTGTGCGACGCGCTTTGGCCACTGTGTTGGAGACGTGGAGTGAAAAATCAAGAGTTAGGGTGAACCTGACTCCTAGAATTGCTGTGACGAAACATTGCGCAGGACAAAGCCATCAAGCTTATTAACGGGTGAGGTAGCTCTCTTGCTGTTGTGAAAACGGAGAACACTCTTAGTTTCACTGATGGAGAGATGATTGACTGATGCCCATAGGGAAACATGGGTGAGgctgttctgaaaatgcgaattttgctgacagcatgaagcaattcggggacaaatggtatggtgtcccttatacagggaggctgtaaagtagtaatttttattgcaaacctgctacagcaggattacgaatgcttgtcaactggcacagcacctctataaacagcctcatacatctttttatgccgtgagtgcagtgacaagaacatcatttaaaaaatagaagtgctcaatgttacaattccgtttcagaaacctagtttttaccgtgtctttgcaactttttttttcgaaaacgtctttttgtgttaatgatccgATTCGCATAAAGGGTATAGACGGTTTCATACAGcaccaccgcgctctggcaacgctgtgcgccggcatccggcgcccctaggaaacttccggtagcggtTCCTTtggctcgtttttgctggtagtTGTtggctcgcgcgctcgtcctgtgcGTATTATGTGTTATTTTTGGGGGTTTATCAATAtcagtgcgacttgtggcattaagtgtgttgcgtgacggcgagtagctctctgGAGCATTGACTGTTTTCGTTACTTTCAATCCTCAACGGTGTTTTCctggctgttgttgttgctggCTTGAAAATGCATTCCGAATCGTACATATCACCTGTGAAACGTTCAAGGAAGGGTTCGTGTTGTGTCGTGCCAGGGTGCAGTCTTCGCTCAGGAACCAACCTCCTTTCGAAAGTTCGAACATTTAGGTTCCCTGTCGAGGCTGACAGGAGAAACGCCTGGATAGCAGCGGTGCGCCGGGACAAGTGgcagcctaccaagagctcccagatttgctctgctcacttcatccaaggtacgttactacgtggagtagacTGCATGCTATAATgcggaataataaaagtgctactgcgcgatttttctggccgtatgtcgtgtaactcacgcgagagcagctcgactctcgccccgagcttgcccgctcgtccagtttgtTGCCTCTGCGTGGaacgccatgctacgaacatgagtttaaattattgtttagcgggttccatgctgccgccgtgttttttttttttttttcgtatctggggcacaagtgcacttctgcagctttactaccatAGGTAGTAcctgtgcgcattggtttatcatgttttacgtcccaaagcgactcaggctatgacgtacgccgcagtggagggccccggataatttcaaccacctgtggttctttaacgtgcactgacatcgcacagtacgcggacctctagcaatTCGCCTCGATCTAAATGCGACGGCCGGGGccgcccaaacggcgtctttagGGTCGGCagccgggcaccgtaaccgccgagccaccgcggcggcatgtgagcattcgtatcggtatcgcagagcagaatcgcagaaaagctagcgatttccgtgcatgcatgtaggatgtttcggccacattctaaaagcctTCACATTCTAAACGGAGGCCAATtgtggattgcaatctcgtgcccaacactacaggtttcattttgttagaagagTGGTAAATTcttgagcatttaagttagtcccatttcagtcaaCCTAGGtgtcttgcactaaatgacttttgacagttatttgtgaatgcatattgaaaagcagtaAAAAGGCATATGACACAGGAAAAacgtgcatgtacacatgcacagcttaccacttcatcctccatcttgcagcaataaaagcgccattgtgaaatgcaaaaacgcccgtgtgcttgcgttgcagtagcacgttaaagaaccccaggtggtcaaaattattccggaaccctccactacggcgagcctcataatcagaactggtttggacacgtaaaaccccagaaagaagaagcaagtGCCATTAAAATTTTTCTAGTTTACGGCAGTCCCATTACGTGCCTTGAAGGCAACAGTCTGcattcattgcatgtcctcactaatatgCTCCACTTGTTTTGCAGGCCAGCCGTCTTGTGATCCAAATCACCCGGACTACACCCCTACAGTGTTTCCGTATAGAGCACAAGGAAACTCTGGGCAGAAGATTGCAAGGTTTCAGCGTGCTCAAAGAAAACGTCCTTTTGAACGAGCAGACAATGTTGCTGATTCCAGTTCCGACCCTTCAACATCCACGAGTGACGCTAATGGCCTCTGTGACAGTCCAAAGATGTGCGATGGTGAAACACAAACAGAACTCACCACAAAGGACATTGCAGTTCTGCTACAAGAAAATGAGGCGATGAAGCAACGTCTGAGAGATATGGAACACAGCTCTGAACCTGCTGAAAAGGAAGAAGCGATCAACCTTCCAGAAATTACACGAACTGTGGTGATGCAGTCAGATAAAACTTTGAAGTTTTACACAGGGCTAGTCTCTGCTACAATGTTCAGGGCTCTGCTGCAGTTTGTGTTGTCTATTTGGACACCATCAAATACAACAAGCCTGGATGCAGAGCAGCAGCTGCTTCTGGTGCTCATGAGACTGCGTCTGGGGCTGCTCACCAATGATCTTGCGTACCGATTCGGCATTTCAGTAGGTTCCGTGAGCGTCATTTTCCATTCATGGCTTGATGTTCTAGCCACGAACTTTAAGAAGTTCATCATTTGGCCATCCCGACTAGCACTACAATCTCACCGCCTGCCAGCTTTTGAGGACACATTATTTGACAACCTAAGAGGTATAATTGACTGCACAGAAATATTTATTCAGCGCCCAACTGCTCTGGAAGCTCGGAGTCAGACCTATTCCAATTACAAGCACCACAATACTGTGAAGGTACTTGTTGTGATTTCACCTTCAGGTTCAGTAACTTTTGTGTCCAAGGCATGGGGTGGAAGGGCATCTGACAAAGATATCACACTGCGTAGTGGAGTGCTAGATATGGTTGAGGAAGGGGATTGCTTTCTGGTCGACAGAGGCTTCCGATGTGAAGAGATGTTTGCTGCTCGAGGTGCAACAATACTGATGCCCTCCTTGACAAAAAAACGACCACAGCTTTCAGGAGGAGAGGTAACAACATCAAGAAAGCTCTCTCGGGTTCGCATCCATGTTGAAAGAGCTATTCAACGACTGAAGCTCTTCAGATCGCTCCAAGGTGTGCTACCGGTGAGCTTTGTTAAAAGATCAAGTGACATGGATTGTGCAACAATCGACAAGGTGCTAGTCGTCTGCAGTGGGCTCGTCAACCTGCAAACTCCTATCATCAACAACCTTGAGAAAGACATTACCATGGATCATGAAGCAGCATGAACACTTGCTCCATTCTCCACGTGAATGTTATGCAACCGTGATAGAAAATACCTGTGGTGTGTTGTTCTTTCAGTGAGTAGGAGACTGGAATTTGAGAGAAGTAAAATTTTTATGGCACACGCTGTTTCTACATCACATGCCAAGTGACACCAAGACTATGTCGCATACAACTCAAGAATGAAGCAGTGAATGACACTCAAAGGGGACCCTCCAATCAGTGGTGTCGACCGACTGTCGTGACGTGGTTCATCTGCATGCACATGCCAGTGTGACCAAGTGGGCTTTCAGGTACAAGAGGATTAACCACGGATTAGCCGAATCAACCGCAACGTCATGCCATTAAGGATGGCCTCCTTGGTGGGGCATCTGCCACTTTGTTCTTCAATTGTATTGCATTGGTACGCTTTTCCATTTTTGCTAACCATGTTGAATATTGTCCCTTTTCCTTCATTCGTTTATCACATGTGTTCATTGCACTGAATAATCATTACTGCAGACATAAAGCATGAGGTGAAGGCATGCTTCAGCATTTTTGATATTAAAAGAAAGGTGTAGATTCATCAatgtctttccttctttttttacattttacgcTATTCGTGTACAGCATGTCTTCTCAGTCTACAAACTCCTATTATCGAGAGCCGCCTAGACTGAAgcttgttgggcaagttggttgtAGATATGATATGAACAGCCTGAAACCAGTACAGAGAAAGAATGGACATACAGCAATACGGCATCCGTGTTGCAGTGTGCTCTTTCTTGCCTTGTCCTGGTTTTGCACTGTTTATGCAGCCCGAGCAGCTGGCTTTGTGTGATGGACCATTTTTGGCGTGCATAAGCACTGCAAAGTGACATGACTATGCCAGTGAGTTTAATCAACATGTACCCACATGCCACGTAAACGATATTTCGTTCCACTACTTCGTTGGCTATATTTGTGCTGCTTTTGTGTCACTTTCAAATCACAGTTGTCAACATGGCAGGGTACCTCGTTCAACTATTTTGCATTTTTAAACATGACTTTCATTATATTGCAGGAATTTTACTGCACTCATTGTACACATCAGGCAAACATAGCACCAGAAAAGCTGTGAATTAAAGAGTGCTTCTATTCACTCATCAGAAGACTGGCTGTCGGTTTGGCATTTCGTGCAAACCCACGATGCTGGAGTGCGTTTTAGTTTCACACACTTAAGATGAAATGTGGCTCTACACTCTGAACAGCTAACAACACGGCCAGACTTGGCACCTTGGCAAATGCATGTCCTTGTAGCATGTTGAAATTGTTTGAGGATGCTCATTGTTTGCAGTTCAGGAAAAATGTGGTTAAAGAAAAAATCTTCTGCTTTCGGCCTTATAGTAGCCCAGAAGTTTTCATCGAAATAAATAACTTCAGTGGTTAGTGTACAACCTGTGAACACAACAAAGTATGCACGAGAGAGCTGTGTTGCTGCCATTTGAGACTGTACTTGAGTGTAGTAGGCGTGGTCTCTTCTTAGCTGCATACTTTCATTCATATATGGCAGCTGTTTTGTAGCAGTACTAAGGGATTGTCCTTTCAATGAGGCAGGGCACTTCACCTCCAGTACAGCCTTGTCACAACATTCGCATGACACAATGGCATCGGGAGACGCAGCAAGATAAGGCTGCTTCCCCATGACATACAAACCACAGTCGTGCAACTGAAAACCTTGATGTGCCCCTGACTCTTGAGTCATGAATGCTTCTTTGGCTTTTAGCTCCATTTGAGAGCCCCAGCGAAGGTTAAAAACATTGGGTGGCTTTATGTAGCCCATAATTTCGGCCACAAGGCCATCTGCTCCACTTCGGCATGCTGCCACCCGATGCATGACTGATGCTGTTATTCTGCCTTTTCGTTCTGATTCCCACCTTAATGATTTCGATTGCCCACGCGTTGACTTCTCAATTTCAGTGCAACATGCCTCTGCTAGCTCTACTGTTTTAGCTGTTTCTGTACTCATGCCCTCGTATATACAACGGAGTGGAAGCTGTGGCGATGACTGATCCTTGTCCAACTGTTGTTCGTTGTCCAACTGTTGTTCGTTGTCCAACTGTTCTTCTTGGGCAGCTGCTTCAGGTGAAGAATCTGTTCCTTCACTGTCTGTTATTGAAGTCAGCAGTAGTGTTTTTGGGGCCAGCACCTGTCAGCACACAAGCAGTATTAGTATAAATATTAATGCAACTTCACGACAGCATGTGCAAGCTGGGTGCACTGCGATGCAAacattatttttcctttttttttcaatcactgCCCTAAAGTAAATGTCATCTGGTATGTATTTATTCTGGCCACAGCACACTACAAGAGGCGAAGTGAACATGCAAGTGCTATTCACAACCAATTTATTGAAAAGATGTAGTGTACTGCTGTACAGATGGGTCAAGAAGCTAAAAAACTACAAATGATTTATATTCACTTGTTCCATCAAGATATTGCTTGCAACCTCGTCCAGCAGCATTACACAGGTATCCACATACAAGCTACATGTACTACCTACTTGTGGAAAATTTTTTTACCTTGACTTGCTGCAAGAAGTTGTGCACTTGTTCATCGGTCCAGGTTGGTACGGCCGCTTGGGTTCTTGGCACAGGTTGGGGCACTGGCTGACCAGTCTTTGGCTTGAAAAATATTATGTCACTGACTGGTGCTGCCTGCATTCAGTTTAGCAGTCAACTCTTATTGTTATTAAGAAGACTGGCATGGCACGACAGAATTGCAGAAATAGACTGAAACCATTAGGACTCACTGTGCTCTTCCGTGACACTGCGTTCCACTTGCACGCAACTTCAGTTGGTGATGGATTATGCAACCCATACTTTACATGTGCTTCCACACTGAACAGCAAAGCAGCCACATGAGTGCAGCATTCTCCGAGGCTGAAATTCACAAGAGTGCAGTAATAAGTTCGTAAGTACCACGAAAAATCGGTGGAGGGGGGGACATGCAACATATGTATGCAAAGAATAAATGCAATCGAGGTGGAAGCTTAGGCAAGTTGATGCAACAACTTTGGAATAGAGCAGACACGGACAAGTAATGAAACACACAGCACCCCGTCTTTCTTGTGCGTGACATTCAGTGTTCCGAATAAAGAATGAATGTCAACACTACTTCACAGCAGAATGTCGACTTGCAATGACACTCGTGGTTCATATCCCTAACATGAACGCGTTGACGAAATTGCAAGCCAAATATATGAAACAGCAAGACTGCTCCAGTCCCTACACTAACTAGCATGCGATTAGACGTGAGAAGACTAGTCTAGAGCGCTGGCGCGCTGTGCTGCGgtagaaataaaatgaaatattaGCGCATATGCTCTGTTAAGGGCAGGGCTTCTTCGCCCGGGttcggcgcgctcgggtaggttacttgccaAAATGGTATCCAGATGGCACTTGCAtgctcggcaggtcaaactgggacttagcctgcctactgttttttggacacgcgcgcgcgtcggggcagtaGCAAATAATTAATAATTAAAAAGACGTCCTAGGGCCTTAACATTtgaatataagacgacttatattgcccccggAAAAACGTCTCCCCagtaatgcatttctgtttaaaagtgcagCCTGCCCGTGGTTGCtatgtggctatggtgttgggctgctgagcacgaggtcgcgggatcgaatcctggccacggcggccgcatttcgatggggggctaaatgcgaaaacacccgtgtacttagatttaggtgcacgttaaagaaccccaggttgtccaaatttccggagtcccccactacggcgtgcctcataatcatatcgtggttttggcacgtaaaaccccacaattttttttctaaggggatcggcgtaagcatggtctttgtaagctggctttcccacattctgtattgcagtgaagcctactcaaagaaaaatgcgcgCGAAAAaaactatcgcgttccactcttaaaggcgaagccttaagcgtcctccaatttttgtatttatttacttCGCATAGGACCGCACGAGCGCTTTAGATAAGTCTGTTCACCCTTCAGCCAAAACGCAAGCAGTTACGATATGTTGTGGACGATGCACTTACCCAGCCATGCAGGTGCAGTGAGCACTGACAACGGTGCCGTCGTCGTTAACGATGCACCAAGGGCGATATGTTTTGGAAAGTGTTTGGCTGGCCTCTACGGTTGCCGCAATGACGACGATGCCTTCTCCACGTTTGCCGGCCTTGAATGAGACAAGCCGCTTAACTTTTCCGCTCACAAATGCATTGTATCCATCGGTTACCCTGTAGTTCTTAAACTGTTCCCTTGTGTAAAAACACACACCCTCCACAAGATAGAAAAAAATGTCCGCTGTTGtgactgagggaaggtgtttggagcccgacgaaaacgaaaatcgcacgacatcatcgtccagcgggtCGGGCAGCTCGCCGCCTCTAAACAtgagcttttggcgataccgatgttttgcttcggtgctaagcgccttaaagtaatcgctcgtcatctcgacaatattcacgatgtagaatcgcAGATTCGATGTAGCAATCAtagacacgccggcctcacgtcgcgcatgccttcaaacaacatagccggaagttcTCCTGCCGGAAGTTTCGAGGGGCCAACCagtcagcggcaagcgaggtttgtttgtaaacactgaaaccgtctatacataaaaggagcatgatcgaaaataaatataggaaaaccgcaccactgtttCGTACTGGCAATATCAACACAATACTCtagaacacagtaacagattggaaataagtgcactgaaaggttgacgttatcaaaggtacaaaaaaaaaaaaacattcgtacacattctttatagccgtatgcggatacctgcttcAGTTTCGCGTGAACTAAAtgctgttaaccagtcgtttacaacgttaccttcatggagcttatttcacaaatcgacgagaacattacaatcgcgcattcgcaaacacgccagtagccgcaagacgcgaagtttgcttgcagaggctgctggcgttttatcactgatacgtgacaggcaactgtataaatctacataaaaattactgcttacacttcgctccgattataGAGATAAACAAGCACAGCAGTAAtctgtttacatttgcttgcttttttacttcgaaaggacgcgaacgagcactatgaaggcaacctgaacacccactgcacattccatcggctgtcaagctgcgtttttcgcgcaagcacaacctcaaggcccagttttcatgtaaaagacgtttcgagcgaattcactgggcgcataaaagtatgtttgcagcagctctgcacatagcacttgacgcaagacgaagtccaaaagcgacacgCAGAGCATTGGAACCATCtccgcacattttatacgttccgtcgcttaccgcgcagtacgttcatttccgACGATATCTtgatgtcacttgtggcatccacttgaagaaaaacacaaaaataatccagtttcgcgaaacagcactcgaaatctaggggggaaatccgtcagttaagtcaacgctactcaatgcacgctggcaccgctacagcgcgtcggcggtctggaaggaatatggccgccgccacccaatgttgccagCATGCtgcgtacctttgcggtactctgtttt encodes the following:
- the LOC119431827 gene encoding uncharacterized protein LOC119431827, translating into MHSESYISPVKRSRKGSCCVVPGCSLRSGTNLLSKVRTFRFPVEADRRNAWIAAVRRDKWQPTKSSQICSAHFIQGQPSCDPNHPDYTPTVFPYRAQGNSGQKIARFQRAQRKRPFERADNVADSSSDPSTSTSDANGLCDSPKMCDGETQTELTTKDIAVLLQENEAMKQRLRDMEHSSEPAEKEEAINLPEITRTVVMQSDKTLKFYTGLVSATMFRALLQFVLSIWTPSNTTSLDAEQQLLLVLMRLRLGLLTNDLAYRFGISVGSVSVIFHSWLDVLATNFKKFIIWPSRLALQSHRLPAFEDTLFDNLRGIIDCTEIFIQRPTALEARSQTYSNYKHHNTVKVLVVISPSGSVTFVSKAWGGRASDKDITLRSGVLDMVEEGDCFLVDRGFRCEEMFAARGATILMPSLTKKRPQLSGGEVTTSRKLSRVRIHVERAIQRLKLFRSLQGVLPVSFVKRSSDMDCATIDKVLVVCSGLVNLQTPIINNLEKDITMDHEAA
- the LOC119431828 gene encoding uncharacterized protein LOC119431828, with protein sequence MIATSNLRFYIVNIVEMTSDYFKALSTEAKHRYRQKLMFRGGELPDPLDDDVVRFSFSSGSKHLPSVTTADIFFYLVEGVCFYTREQFKNYRVTDGYNAFVSGKVKRLVSFKAGKRGEGIVVIAATVEASQTLSKTYRPWCIVNDDGTVVSAHCTCMAGLGECCTHVAALLFSVEAHVKYGLHNPSPTEVACKWNAVSRKSTAAPVSDIIFFKPKTGQPVPQPVPRTQAAVPTWTDEQVHNFLQQVKVLAPKTLLLTSITDSEGTDSSPEAAAQEEQLDNEQQLDNEQQLDKDQSSPQLPLRCIYEGMSTETAKTVELAEACCTEIEKSTRGQSKSLRWESERKGRITASVMHRVAACRSGADGLVAEIMGYIKPPNVFNLRWGSQMELKAKEAFMTQESGAHQGFQLHDCGLYVMGKQPYLAASPDAIVSCECCDKAVLEVKCPASLKGQSLSTATKQLPYMNESMQLRRDHAYYTQVQSQMAATQLSRAYFVVFTGCTLTTEVIYFDENFWATIRPKAEDFFFNHIFPELQTMSILKQFQHATRTCICQGAKSGRVVSCSECRATFHLKCVKLKRTPASWVCTKCQTDSQSSDE